One window of the Calditrichota bacterium genome contains the following:
- the pgsC gene encoding poly-gamma-glutamate biosynthesis protein PgsC produces the protein MIEIAVGIGVAFSLLFHEVFGLAAGGIVVPGYIAMNFHHPWRLAGTLVVALAVWGCIRIVSNFVFVYGRRRMVLAVLLGFILGYISRQMFDAGGGDIRLEAIGYIIPGLIANWMERQGVYKTITTVLMGGAAVRILVILVTGGEVIGNV, from the coding sequence TTGATTGAGATAGCGGTCGGCATCGGGGTAGCCTTCAGCCTACTGTTTCATGAGGTGTTCGGCCTCGCAGCCGGGGGCATCGTGGTCCCCGGTTATATCGCAATGAATTTTCATCATCCCTGGCGGCTGGCGGGAACGCTCGTCGTAGCTCTTGCCGTCTGGGGATGCATACGTATCGTCAGCAATTTCGTCTTCGTCTATGGACGACGCCGGATGGTGCTGGCAGTGTTGCTGGGGTTCATTCTCGGCTATATATCGCGGCAGATGTTCGACGCCGGCGGCGGCGATATCCGGCTGGAGGCAATCGGCTACATCATTCCCGGTCTTATCGCCAACTGGATGGAACGGCAGGGGGTCTATAAGACGATCACAACAGTCCTGATGGGCGGTGCTGCAGTGCGGATACTGGTGATCCTGGTGACCGGCGGGGAGGTGATCGGAAATGTATAG
- the pgsW gene encoding poly-gamma-glutamate system protein, producing MYRPTIKSNFWLGALTVAFLLLYWWAESNFITVRSSNFEVKLTAARTMLKAMEALQSYRLPHLSRTAAREIADPLVFTLLGEKDSPITTDEGRIDDKITALNPNFAAAMVDMIASTGVERGDTVAVLLTGSIPGANIATYAACQALGIVPVAITSVGSSWWGANSADFTWLDMERILSEKGVFPFRSIAASLGGADDQGGLRLSDAGKEMILEAIQRNEMTLIREGSLASNVSARIALFERIMPLNRYQAVVNIGGGIAAIGHRENGKLIPSGVHRYLPARNYPSRGVIHSFSDQSVPVAHVYDVVAVAQSYHLPVSALPLPHIGTGDLFSSERYNLTIAAIAAVTMLALLAVVKYLDRLHYKWREDGVDPDTLV from the coding sequence ATGTATAGGCCAACCATCAAATCGAACTTCTGGCTTGGCGCGTTGACGGTCGCGTTTCTGCTCCTCTATTGGTGGGCTGAGAGCAACTTCATTACGGTTAGGTCATCCAACTTTGAGGTGAAACTGACTGCCGCCCGGACTATGCTAAAGGCAATGGAAGCGCTGCAGTCCTACCGTCTCCCCCACCTTAGCCGTACCGCCGCGCGGGAGATCGCCGACCCGCTGGTCTTTACGCTGTTAGGTGAGAAAGACAGCCCTATCACCACCGATGAAGGCCGCATCGACGACAAGATCACAGCCCTCAATCCGAACTTCGCCGCCGCAATGGTCGATATGATCGCCTCGACCGGCGTTGAAAGAGGAGATACGGTAGCCGTGTTGTTGACCGGTTCTATTCCGGGCGCCAACATTGCGACCTACGCCGCTTGCCAGGCGCTGGGCATCGTGCCGGTGGCAATAACGTCGGTTGGGTCATCGTGGTGGGGTGCCAACTCGGCAGACTTCACCTGGCTCGATATGGAGCGAATCCTGAGCGAAAAGGGTGTTTTCCCCTTTCGTTCGATAGCCGCGTCGCTCGGTGGAGCCGACGACCAGGGCGGACTGCGGCTTTCCGATGCAGGCAAGGAGATGATCCTCGAAGCGATCCAACGCAATGAAATGACATTGATTCGCGAAGGGAGTTTAGCCTCCAACGTCTCGGCTCGAATCGCGCTTTTTGAACGCATCATGCCCTTGAATCGCTACCAGGCGGTGGTCAACATCGGCGGCGGCATTGCGGCAATCGGGCATCGTGAAAACGGGAAGTTGATTCCGTCCGGGGTGCATCGGTATCTCCCGGCGCGGAATTATCCGTCTCGGGGTGTGATTCACTCTTTCTCCGATCAGAGCGTTCCGGTGGCGCACGTCTATGATGTTGTAGCGGTGGCGCAATCCTATCATCTTCCGGTCTCGGCATTGCCTTTGCCGCATATTGGCACAGGGGATCTTTTTTCCAGTGAACGCTACAACCTGACCATTGCAGCCATTGCCGCAGTTACGATGCTGGCGTTACTGGCAGTAGTGAAATACCTCGACCGGCTGCACTACAAATGGCGCGAAGACGGGGTCGATCCCGACACCTTGGTTTAA